From a region of the Campylobacter showae genome:
- a CDS encoding FxsA family protein — MIKHFFTPYVILEIVAAYFFIHAYGFLNLVLEVIASAILGLFFMFRVGFFQLTSNITFFKPADVFSSVGMAIGGFFMFIPGLITDVLGAAIVAVAFFANLKNGGERKGGSEYYYEKFESGRDKPRDDGEIIDVEVVEEKRQIWKN; from the coding sequence ATGATAAAGCATTTTTTTACGCCCTACGTCATTTTGGAGATCGTGGCGGCGTATTTTTTTATCCACGCGTACGGATTTTTAAATTTGGTCCTAGAGGTTATCGCATCGGCCATTTTGGGGCTATTTTTTATGTTTCGCGTCGGATTTTTTCAGCTAACTAGCAATATCACGTTTTTTAAGCCCGCGGACGTCTTTAGTAGCGTAGGTATGGCGATCGGGGGATTTTTTATGTTTATCCCGGGGCTTATCACCGACGTTTTGGGTGCGGCGATCGTAGCGGTCGCGTTTTTTGCAAATTTGAAAAACGGCGGCGAGCGCAAAGGCGGGAGCGAATATTATTACGAAAAATTTGAGAGCGGACGTGACAAACCGCGCGATGACGGCGAGATCATCGACGTCGAAGTCGTAGAAGAAAAGAGGCAAATATGGAAAAACTAA
- the hemC gene encoding hydroxymethylbilane synthase, protein MEKLKIATRKSVLAMWQSEHIRDKILSRHPELAVELTGMKTKGDVILDTPLAKIGGKGLFTKELEDSMLSGETHIAVHSLKDVPVVFPDGLVLAAICSREDVRDAMLSEKYAKFEDLPQGARVGTTSLRRKMQLLAMRPDLEIISLRGNVQTRLRKLKEGEFDAIILAMAGVNRLNLRSEVAHIVPFELDQMIPAMGQGALGIEAREDAEILNLIEFLKDEKAVIETTVERDFVAMLEGGCQVPIGVNANLNGDKIEIRAVVGLPDGSESIRENIVAQKSQWKSVGAELGRIFIGKGAKELLKRAEEMA, encoded by the coding sequence ATGGAAAAACTAAAAATCGCAACGAGAAAAAGCGTGCTCGCGATGTGGCAAAGCGAGCATATAAGGGATAAAATTTTATCGCGCCACCCGGAGCTTGCAGTCGAGCTAACGGGTATGAAAACCAAAGGCGATGTGATACTCGATACGCCGCTAGCTAAGATCGGCGGTAAGGGGCTATTTACAAAAGAGCTGGAAGACAGCATGCTAAGCGGCGAAACGCATATCGCCGTGCATAGCCTAAAAGACGTGCCGGTTGTCTTTCCAGATGGGCTAGTGTTAGCCGCGATCTGCTCGCGCGAGGACGTGAGAGATGCGATGCTGAGCGAAAAATACGCTAAATTTGAGGATCTGCCGCAAGGTGCACGCGTTGGCACGACGAGCCTACGCCGTAAGATGCAGCTTTTAGCGATGCGCCCCGATCTTGAGATAATCTCACTGCGAGGCAACGTCCAAACTCGTTTGCGCAAGCTAAAAGAGGGCGAATTTGACGCGATTATCCTAGCGATGGCAGGCGTGAACCGCTTAAATTTACGCTCCGAAGTCGCGCATATCGTGCCGTTTGAGCTAGATCAAATGATACCTGCGATGGGGCAGGGGGCGCTGGGTATCGAGGCTAGAGAGGACGCTGAAATTTTAAATTTGATAGAGTTTTTAAAAGATGAAAAAGCCGTCATAGAAACGACCGTGGAGCGCGATTTCGTCGCGATGCTAGAGGGCGGCTGCCAAGTGCCTATCGGCGTAAATGCAAATTTAAACGGCGATAAGATCGAGATACGCGCCGTCGTGGGACTGCCAGACGGTAGCGAAAGTATACGCGAAAATATCGTCGCGCAAAAAAGCCAGTGGAAAAGCGTGGGCGCCGAGCTTGGACGGATATTTATCGGCAAGGGCGCAAAAGAGCTGCTAAAACGTGCCGAGGAGATGGCATAG
- a CDS encoding Imm10 family immunity protein — protein sequence MFELNFKAKAVTATKNSKDNYYMIGLADDKYDYKNYIIFQRPIKLKKDDDENADINGLYAECNGDVCYNACKCVTITDKTIVFEVEDSVISANIEGVRLNERFMKYTVKRYLASC from the coding sequence GTGTTTGAGCTAAATTTTAAAGCAAAAGCCGTAACCGCTACCAAAAACAGCAAAGACAACTACTATATGATCGGTCTTGCAGATGATAAATACGACTACAAAAACTACATAATTTTTCAAAGACCGATCAAGCTCAAAAAAGATGACGACGAGAACGCCGATATAAACGGCCTATACGCGGAGTGTAACGGCGACGTTTGCTACAACGCTTGCAAATGCGTAACCATCACCGATAAAACCATAGTTTTTGAAGTGGAGGATAGCGTCATCAGCGCCAATATAGAAGGCGTGCGGCTAAATGAACGCTTTATGAAATATACTGTAAAGAGATATTTGGCGAGCTGCTAA